Genomic window (SAR202 cluster bacterium):
GCCTCAAACCACACCGTCATCGCCCTGGACCTCCCCGGCCACGGCGCCTCCGACAACCCTCAATGGCGCTACTCACTGGACGAGTCCCAGGAGTTCCTCATCGACTTTATGGACTCCCTTCACCTTCACCAGCCCTCCCTCATCGGCAACTCCATGGGCGGCCTCGTCTCCCTTTCCCTAGGTCTCGACCGCCCGGAGCGTATCGACAAACTGGTCCTCGCCAACAGCGCCGGCCTGGGCCGCGAAGTCGCCGGCTTCCTCCGCCTCCTCTCCCTTCCCCTCCTCGGCGAATTCATGGCCCTACCCAAGCAGCAAGGCGTCCGATTTCTAATGAGCCGGCTCCCCGACGATGACGATGGCCTCACTGAAGCCTTTGTCGCCGCCCTATTCGAGGAGCGCCGCCGACCCGGCAACACCGCCGCCATGCTCCGAATGCTGCGCTCAGGCGTAAACCTCCTGGGCGTCAAACCCTGGGCTGTCCTCACCAACCGTCTGTCGGAACTCAAGGCGCCTACCCTGGTGCTATGGGGAAAGCGCGACGCCATCTTCCCCGTTAAGCACGCCTACCGCGCCGCCAAACTAATCCCCAAGGCCCGCCTGAAAGTCTTCGACAACTGCGGCCACTGGCCCCAGCGTGACGCCCGAAAAGCCTTCAATAAACTCGTCCTCCAGTTCCTCTCCACAGGCATCCCGTAGCGCAAATGTCATCTAAAGGAATAAATGCCTCCAAGGAAATTCCTTCTCCCCTTGTGGGAGAAGGTGCAGAGCCTGTCCTGAGCCTGGTCGAAGGAATGAGGGGTAAACCCTGGAACTACGTTCCGTCCGCCAGGCCAGACCACGCCTAATATGGCTTCTCTTCTAGCCTCTTTCCCTGTTCCTTTCCTCCCCGTTGCCGCCCTCACACCACGCCGCTACACTCTAAGCCATCCCACCACACCATAGGCCCACCCATTACCGCCACCGCCAAAATCTTATCCCTCCCCGGCAAAGAGACCTGGGTCCACGCCCACGGCATCCGCGTCCGGTGCTTCCTCGCCGGCCAGGGCCCTCCCCTCCTCCTCCTACACGGCCTCGGCGAAGCCGCCATCGTCTGGCACGCCAATATCGACGCCCTGGCCTCCCGCCACACCGTCGCCGCCCTCGACCTCCCAGGCCACGGCCACTCCGACAAGCCCGACTGGCGCTACTCCCTGCAAAAGTCCACCGCCTTCTTACTCGACTTCATGGACGCCTCCGGCTTCGACCAGGTCTCCCTCGTCGGCAACTCCATGGGCGGTCTCATGGCCCTGGCCCTCACCCTGGAACACCCCCAGCGAGTCCATAAGCTAATTCTCGTCGACTCCGCCGGCCTGGGCCGCCAGGTCGCTGGCTTCCTCCGCCTCATGAGCATCCCCGCCATGGGCGAACTCATGGCGCGTCCCACCCGGGACAGCGTCAAGTGGACCCTCCGCCGCATCTTCTACGACTACGCCTTCGCCACCCCCCAATTCATCGAAGCCCTCTATCAAGAGCGGCGCATCCCCGGCAACAAACAGGCCATGCTTAAAATATTGCGCTACGGGGTTAACTTCTTCGGCCTAAGGCCTCATGCGCTGCTGTCCAACCGTTTGCCCTGCGTGAAAGCCCCCACTCTAGTACTCTGGGGCCAGCAGGACACCATCTTCCCCGCCTCCCACGCCCGCCATGCCGCCGGCCTCCTCCCCGGTGCCCAACTCCACACCTTCGATCAATGCGGCCACTGGCCCCACATCGAAAAGCAAGAAGAATTCAACCAACTGGTACTGGACTTCCTTGTCTCCTGAGGCCTTCTCGCTTTAAAAGCAGAGGAGAGGGCGGTCGCCCTCTCCTCTGCTTTTCCATCTGAATCCAATACAAGCCTAGCTGTTGTGGGCCTGGTGGTTCCCTCCACCTAGTTTCCCAGCAACTACCAGCACTACATTCCCATTCTTGTCCTTGATCATGATCTCCATGGTGTCGTCGGAGCCAGGCTCACCCGCGTCGGTGAATACCCACTCGGCTGTGGCGCCGGACACGCCGTTATAGCGTCCCTTGCCGCTACCCTTATAGGTGTCAAAGCCGGCCTTGGGATTCTCCGGGCCAATGGCCGGGTCGTCGCTGCAGGCGGCGGAGGTCAGGCTCTCCAGATGGAACTTGTTGCCCTTGCCCCAGTTCACTTCAAGGTTGTTGGATGTGTCGGAGGCGTTGCAGTTTAGCTGGAACCCGTGCTTCGCAGGACTGTCGCCAATGCTGCCGCCGCCGGTCATCCGGCCCTTCGCCACAGGGCAGTACTCATCTATCAGCCCGTCTCTATCGTTATCGATGCCGTGGCCGCAGATCTCAACCAACGGCGCTTCCTCCCAGGTCTTGGTCACCCGGTTGGATCGTTGCGTCCTGCCGGCCGAGTCCACAAAGGTAGCCTCAATGGTGTCCGTCCCCGCAGCCGTCCCAGTGTGAGTGAATGAAGCCTGGCCGCTGCCGTTAGTCACGCCGGTGCCGGTGGTGCCGGTATGAGGCCCGGCGATAACCGTAAAGGTGACCGTGGTCCCGACCACGGGAGCGGGCGAGCCGCTGCTGTCGTAGTAGCAGCTCAGCGAGATGTAAGGGCCCGTCTTGCCTGCCTCCGCCACCACAAAGTCCGTGGCCGCGTCCATCAGGCCGTCGCCGCCCTGGGCGTAATGGAACACCTCGTCGGTGCCAATGATGATGACGTTTCCGTCTACCGCATTGGCCCACTCCGTGGGGTTCGCTACTTTGGCGGACCTGGGCGAAGTATCGCCAGGTCCGCCAAAGTAGCACGTCGGGTCGGGGAACGCCAGCGCGTCGTACTAAGCAAACTGCGCGGTAGTCATTGTCGCCCAGGTTGCGTTATCTACAATGACAGGAGTCTTGCCGGCATTGGTGAAGTGCATGGCCAGTCTGCTGGTGCCGAACCCGCCATCAAAACCCGCCGGGTCTAGGATCAGCACCTCGCCGGCCGCGGCCTCCGTGGCCGGGGCCGAGTTGGAAGCCGGTCCCAGAATCACGAACAACAGGGCCGCCAAGGCCAGAAGTGCGCCTATAAGCCCTAGACGCTTGGAAATGAGACCTGTGTGTGCAACTGCTCCCATAACTTTATCTTTTTGTGAAGTCAATTTTGTTTGTCTCCCAACCCATCCGAATTGCATTGCCTTGTGTCTGTCCCCCACCTGCCATCTAGCCCCTGACAACACTTTCATAAGGTGAGCTAGATTTGTGAGCTTCA
Coding sequences:
- a CDS encoding alpha/beta fold hydrolase; the encoded protein is MPPTPSPRHIIMPGQELWTRARGVNVRYFRLGQGPPVVLIHGLGESSLVWCSNMEELASNHTVIALDLPGHGASDNPQWRYSLDESQEFLIDFMDSLHLHQPSLIGNSMGGLVSLSLGLDRPERIDKLVLANSAGLGREVAGFLRLLSLPLLGEFMALPKQQGVRFLMSRLPDDDDGLTEAFVAALFEERRRPGNTAAMLRMLRSGVNLLGVKPWAVLTNRLSELKAPTLVLWGKRDAIFPVKHAYRAAKLIPKARLKVFDNCGHWPQRDARKAFNKLVLQFLSTGIP
- a CDS encoding alpha/beta fold hydrolase, translating into MGPPITATAKILSLPGKETWVHAHGIRVRCFLAGQGPPLLLLHGLGEAAIVWHANIDALASRHTVAALDLPGHGHSDKPDWRYSLQKSTAFLLDFMDASGFDQVSLVGNSMGGLMALALTLEHPQRVHKLILVDSAGLGRQVAGFLRLMSIPAMGELMARPTRDSVKWTLRRIFYDYAFATPQFIEALYQERRIPGNKQAMLKILRYGVNFFGLRPHALLSNRLPCVKAPTLVLWGQQDTIFPASHARHAAGLLPGAQLHTFDQCGHWPHIEKQEEFNQLVLDFLVS